One Sulfolobus sp. S-194 DNA segment encodes these proteins:
- a CDS encoding PqqD family protein: MNFDEVKNLKPQKIGEFLDKSEDGEGYIVKVSEDKVYELAPIAYYVWDLCDGEKTVDQIVTQISQEANLSVEQVRDPILMVLDELKKASLISM; the protein is encoded by the coding sequence ATGAATTTTGATGAGGTAAAGAATTTAAAACCACAAAAAATAGGAGAATTCCTAGATAAAAGTGAAGATGGAGAAGGATATATAGTCAAAGTTTCAGAAGATAAGGTTTACGAATTAGCACCTATAGCTTATTACGTTTGGGACTTGTGTGATGGAGAAAAAACTGTAGATCAAATCGTAACTCAAATTAGTCAAGAGGCAAATTTATCTGTTGAACAAGTTCGTGACCCTATATTAATGGTACTAGACGAGTTGAAAAAAGCCTCACTCATAAGTATGTAA
- a CDS encoding molybdopterin-binding protein: MRAILDDRNLLSAEDALRVFINETSPKPIGVEEVDILDSLNRISAEYVFSPINLPPFSRSTVDGYAIIDSETPGEFTIIDKISIGEYKEIEIKDKEAVEVDTGSIIPENATAVIKVEETERKGDKIFINRKVKFGENIGFIGSDIPKGFEILRPGEIIKAEKIALLASVGINRVKIFKRPKIYIITTGDELTEPGKPLQKGKIYESNSFYLYAKLKSEGYEIIGYTHVRDDKELIKEELLKGLDLADVVILTGGTSAGEKDFVHQVIKELGKIIVHGLKFKPGKPTILATVKGKAVIGLPGNIVSTIMITERVINKYLSIMAGKELTDEIKVKAILLNDVKADKNRYTYLPVYLFKKDEKYFALSIPFDSYMIGTFSMADGYIGLEPAEEHKEGEEVYVHLKRLDLRPTYIGEEEPTLLKLFSEFRKIPLGSYPALKALKYGIGDVIVISSLYDSSIAGEYMYRRKILQNGEGEKIVGYYDWIGLSRIVQNSSIKLRYPSLSSNFVGKATVIAPNTIINEGKEIGEEKLIIVCKDEYKSKLKTLS; the protein is encoded by the coding sequence ATGCGAGCCATATTAGATGATAGGAACTTACTTTCAGCTGAAGATGCATTAAGAGTTTTCATTAATGAAACTTCTCCTAAGCCCATTGGAGTGGAGGAGGTTGACATACTAGATTCATTAAATAGGATTTCTGCTGAATATGTTTTTTCCCCAATTAACTTACCTCCATTTTCAAGATCCACTGTTGATGGTTATGCTATAATTGACTCAGAAACTCCAGGAGAATTTACTATAATTGATAAGATTAGTATAGGAGAATATAAGGAGATTGAAATAAAAGATAAAGAAGCCGTAGAGGTTGATACAGGCTCTATAATTCCAGAAAACGCTACAGCTGTAATTAAGGTCGAAGAAACTGAAAGGAAAGGAGATAAAATCTTTATAAATAGAAAAGTGAAATTTGGGGAAAATATTGGATTTATAGGAAGCGATATTCCTAAAGGGTTTGAAATTTTAAGGCCAGGAGAAATCATTAAAGCTGAAAAAATAGCTCTTTTAGCTTCTGTTGGAATAAACAGAGTAAAAATATTTAAAAGACCTAAAATTTATATAATAACTACTGGAGATGAACTAACAGAACCAGGAAAGCCTTTACAGAAAGGAAAGATTTATGAATCTAATTCATTTTATCTTTATGCTAAACTAAAATCAGAAGGATACGAAATTATTGGATATACTCATGTAAGGGATGATAAGGAATTAATTAAAGAAGAGTTACTTAAAGGTTTAGATTTGGCCGATGTTGTGATATTGACTGGAGGTACAAGTGCTGGTGAGAAGGATTTTGTTCATCAAGTAATCAAAGAATTAGGTAAAATTATTGTTCATGGATTAAAGTTTAAACCAGGGAAACCAACAATTTTAGCTACCGTAAAAGGGAAAGCAGTGATAGGTCTTCCTGGCAATATTGTTTCAACAATAATGATAACTGAAAGGGTAATAAATAAATATCTCTCAATAATGGCTGGAAAAGAATTAACAGACGAAATTAAAGTTAAAGCAATATTGCTAAACGATGTAAAAGCTGATAAGAACCGTTATACTTATCTTCCAGTATATTTGTTTAAAAAAGATGAAAAGTACTTTGCTTTAAGTATACCCTTTGATAGTTATATGATAGGAACTTTTTCAATGGCTGATGGTTACATAGGTCTTGAGCCGGCTGAAGAGCATAAAGAGGGAGAAGAAGTTTATGTACATTTAAAGAGATTAGATTTAAGACCTACCTATATAGGAGAAGAGGAACCTACATTACTTAAATTATTTTCAGAATTTAGAAAAATTCCCTTAGGTTCTTACCCAGCATTAAAAGCTCTTAAATACGGAATCGGTGACGTTATCGTAATTAGTAGTCTTTACGATAGCTCAATAGCTGGGGAATATATGTATAGGAGAAAAATATTACAGAACGGTGAGGGAGAAAAAATTGTGGGATATTATGATTGGATTGGATTAAGCAGAATAGTCCAAAATTCTTCTATAAAATTACGCTATCCATCTTTATCTTCTAATTTTGTTGGTAAAGCTACAGTAATAGCACCAAACACTATTATCAACGAGGGTAAAGAAATTGGTGAAGAAAAGCTGATCATTGTTTGTAAAGATGAATATAAATCAAAACTTAAAACTCTATCTTAA